Below is a window of Culturomica massiliensis DNA.
AAAAAATCTCCTTTTGCGAAAGAATTTGTCGCTTTAACCACTCAAGAAATAAAGAACATAAAATCCTCGTTATTACTAGATTACGCCAAACTAATTAATGTCTTGAACAATTATATGGATAGTATCAGTAGAATACAATCATTACGAATGTCTTTTTTTAATGAAATTGTATTGGAACAAAAACAAATTATAATGCATGATCTCAGCAATGCAACAAACAATATTGAAAGATCAATTAACAACATTGAACTATTTGTTAAAAATTTTTCTAAAAACGGGAATATCCATAATTTTATACCTACAGCCGATTTAATTGAAAATTTAAATGATGCTAAATCAGAAATTAAAAACATTAATCTCATCATTGATGAAAGTTTAAATATCAATTTTGAAAAATTAAATCAACCAGCCGAAATCACGGATCTCAATGAGATAATTAATAATTATATTACTTTAATCAGAGGGACCATTCCTAAACATATTAATGTTACCTTCACTCGGGGAAAAACAATTATAGCAAAGTTTCATTCCACTTTAACAGTTCAATTAATAAGGAATTTAATCGAAAATTCGAAAGAAGTTGGTAAACGAAATCAAATTGCCCCTATTGATATTAAAATAAGTTGTACTCAAAACCATAATAAAACATATTTAATATATAGTGACAATACAAGAGAGTTTTACAATTTTAAAGAAGTAATCAACTCTCTTAATACAAATAAAAAAGTGAAAAGTCTTAAGGATCCAACTAATGGTGGAAACGGTTTAAAAAATCTAAAACAATTCTTAGATATTTACACCCAAAAAGCTCCATGGCTACTCGAAGGTGATGATGAAAAGAAAACGTTAACAATTCCTTTAACAAACTCTATATAATAATAATGAATATTGAATTTCACATTGGACCACGAAATTGTGGAAAATCAGTTTTCGTAGAGCAAAAGATGGAAAACTTTAATAAACTATTTTATATTGCAACTCTACCACAATTTAAAATTTATACCAATACAATTATATCACACAGAAAAAGGAGAAGCCAAAAGTGGACCACAATAGAGTTATCTTTCAACTTGGAAGAAGATATTCATAATATAAAAAAACAGATATACGAATTTTGTCCCAATTGTGCAATTTTACTTGATGGGATCTGGACTTGGTATGTCTTTCAAAATAAGATAGGAAATACAAAAATTAATGCTTTGGCATTTGCAGATTTTATAATCGAAATCGTAAACTCTTTAAATGCAAAATGGTTCTTTGTGGATATCTGTAACCAAACAAAAACAGAGAATGATCTTTATGCAATTCATAATAAAATTATCGAAAAACTAAATATTAATACTATAATCGACTGGAGATATGAATGAATTCAATATTTTATGGATTGATGACGATTGGGTTTCAACATCTGCATCATATAAATCTCTAAACATAATTAAAAATGAACTGGAAAGAGGAAACCCAGATATAAAAATAAAAACAATATCTAATATTGGAATAGGTTTATCTGCCATTATCAGGAGTAATGATAAAAGCAATAATAATACAGATAACAACAAACATTATGACTTGATAATAATTGATCTACAATTTAAAAAC
It encodes the following:
- a CDS encoding bifunctional adenosylcobinamide kinase/adenosylcobinamide-phosphate guanylyltransferase; this encodes MNIEFHIGPRNCGKSVFVEQKMENFNKLFYIATLPQFKIYTNTIISHRKRRSQKWTTIELSFNLEEDIHNIKKQIYEFCPNCAILLDGIWTWYVFQNKIGNTKINALAFADFIIEIVNSLNAKWFFVDICNQTKTENDLYAIHNKIIEKLNINTIIDWRYE